In Acipenser ruthenus chromosome 6, fAciRut3.2 maternal haplotype, whole genome shotgun sequence, the following proteins share a genomic window:
- the LOC117410969 gene encoding otoraplin-like: MAQLLHFVFLISVLGSMHHTVNGIVMEKLANKKLCADEDCAYAISLAKAEDDYIAVDCRFINIRRGQLIYVYSKLLPEEGAGEFWFGSVYSDRFVDQMGVLGYFPSNLVKETHVFKKGKTEIMTTDMDFHCE, encoded by the exons ATGGCACAGCTACTCCACTTTGTTTTTCTGATCTCAGTGCTGGGTTCTATGCATCACACTGTAAATGGAATTGTCATGGAAAAACTTGCAAATAAAAAGCTGTGTGCAGATGAAGATTGTGCAT ATGCCATTTCCCTTGCCAAGGCAGAGGATGATTATATTGCTGTGGACTGCAGGTTTATTAACATAAGGAGAGGTCAATTGATCTACGTTTATTCCAAACTGCTACCAGAAGAAGGGGCTGGAGAATTTTGGTTCGGAAGT GTTTATAGCGACCGCTTTGTGGACCAGATGGGTGTCTTAGGCTATTTCCCCAGCAATTTAGTAAAAGAAACTCATGTTTTCAAGAAGGGGAAGACAGAAATTATGACAACG GACATGGATTTCCACTGTGAATAA
- the LOC117411465 gene encoding U2 small nuclear ribonucleoprotein B''-like: protein MDIRPNHTIYINNVNDKIKKEELKRSLYALFSQFGQIVEIVALKTMKMRGQAFVVFKELASATNALRQMQGFPFYNKAMRIQYAKTDSDVISKMRGTFGDKDKKKEKKKKAQEQAASAAKKPAQGSTNVQTNSSQSQQAPDNPPNCILFLNNLPEETNEMMLSMLFNQFPGFKEVRLVPGRHDIAFVEFESEGQAGTARDALQGFRITSSNAMKITYAKK from the exons ATGGATATAAGGCCAAACCACACCATTTACATCAACAATGTAAATGATAAGATTAAAAAAGAAG AACTGAAAAGGTCGCTGTATGCACTGTTTTCACAATTTGGTCAAATAGTTGAGATTGTGGCTTTGAAGACTATGAAGATGAGAGGACAGGCATTTGTTGTTTTCAAAGAGCTTGCCTCTGCTACAAATGCTTTGAGGCAAATGCAAGGATTTCCTTTTTACAACAAAGCCATG CGCATTCAGTATGCAAAAACAGATTCGGATGTTATTTCAAAAATGCGGGGCACGTTCGGTGACaaagacaagaaaaaagaaaagaagaagaaggCGCAAGAACAGGCAGCAAGTGCAGCCAAGAAACCAGCACAG GGATCCACAAATGTGCAAACAAATTCATCCCAAAGTCAGCAG GCACCAGACAACCCACCAAACTGTATTCTGTTCCTCAATAATCTGCCTGAAGAAACCAATGAAATGATGTTATCCATGCTTTTTAACCA GTTCCCTGGCTTCAAAGAGGTACGACTGGTACCTGGACGTCATGACATTGCCTTTGTTGAGTTTGAAAGTGAAGGGCAAGCTGGCACTGCAAGAGATGCACTACAGGGATTCAGGATCACATCCTCCAACGCGATGAAGATCACATATGCCAAAAAATAA